A window of the Lactuca sativa cultivar Salinas chromosome 5, Lsat_Salinas_v11, whole genome shotgun sequence genome harbors these coding sequences:
- the LOC111913111 gene encoding vacuolar cation/proton exchanger 3 yields the protein MGSLATYDMENGDILKTIQVVKPEKSTTSTSTSSSDVTRDILVRFRILRMFIANVQEVMFGTKLSVLLTAIPFAFVAEFYDVGGPWVFALSLIGLTPLAERVSFLTEQIAYFTGPTVGGLLNATCGNATELIIALFALHQRKIHVLKYSLLGSVISNLLLVLGSSLFCGGIANLNKEQRFNRKQVDPNSSLLLLGLICQILPLLFRYVGNEPAELATASALELSRASSIVLLLAYAACLFFQLKTHTQFFEQQQEEGSDEEVREEEGAVIGFYSAFIWLITMTVIIAILSEYVVDTIEVASDTWGISMSFISIILLPIVGNAAEHAGSIIFALKNKLDISLGVAVGSASQISTFLLPLCVIVAWIMGIPLSLDFGVVETGCLAFSIVLTILTLQDGSSHYLKGLMLGLAYVVIGACFFVQKVPSDQSNTNDLGILLSSAKLGSSSS from the exons ATGGGTTCATTGGCGACATATGATATGGAGAATGGAGACATTCTGAAAACTATTCAGGTCGTGAAACCGGAGAAATCAACGACGTCGACGTCGACGTCGTCCTCCGATGTTACGCGGGATATTCTTGTTCGATTTCGGATTTTGAGAATGTTCATAGCAAATGTTCAGGAAGTAATGTTCGGAACAAAGCTCTCTGTGCTTCTTACGGCGATTCCGTTCGCTTTTGTAGCGGAATTTTACGATGTCGGCGGC CCATGGGTTTTTGCTCTGAGTTTGATCGGACTCACTCCACTTGCAGAACGAGTTAGCTTCCTCACCGA ACAAATTGCATACTTCACTGGTCCTACAG TGGGAGGGCTCCTTAATGCAACATGTGGTAATGCAACAGAGTTGATAATCGCATTGTTTGCTCTTCATCAAAGGAAGATTCATGTGCTTAAATACTCTCTTTTGGGTTCCGTTATTTCAAACCTCCTTCTTGTTCTTGGCTCATCTCTCTTTTGTGGAGGCATAGCCAATCTCAATAAAGAACAAAGATTTAACAGA AAGCAAGTGGACCCAAATTCTTCATTGTTACTGTTGGGTTTGATCTGCCAGATTCTACCATTGCTGTTTAGATATGTTGGCAATGAGCCTGCTGAATTGGCTACTGCTTCAGCTCTTGAGTTGTCTAGAGCAAGCAGTattgtgttgcttcttgcataTGCTGCATGCCTATTCTTTCAGTTGAAAACTCATACCCAATTCTTTGAACAACAACAG GAGGAAGGTAGCGATGAGGAGGTGAGAGAAGAAGAAGGGGCAGTGATAGGATTTTATAGTGCATTTATATGGTTAATCACAATGACAGTGATCATAGCCATTTTGTCTGAGTATGTTGTGGACACCATTGAG GTTGCATCAGATACTTGGGGAATTTCTATGAGCTTTATTAGCATAATCTTGTTGCCAATTGTGGGAAATGCAGCAGAACATGCTGGTTCAATTATATTTGCCTTAAAAAACAAATTG GACATATCTTTGGGTGTAGCAGTGGGGTCCGCGTCTCAAATATCAACCTTCTTG CTTCCTTTGTGTGTGATTGTTGCTTGGATAATGGGAATCCCGTTGAGTCTTGATTTTGGAGTTGTTGAAACTGGTTGTCTTGCTTTCTCGATTGTCCTTACAATCTTGACTTTGCAG GATGGAAGTTCACACTACTTGAAAGGACTGATGCTTGGGCTTGCGTATGTAGTAATTGGAGCATGCTTTTTTGTTCAAAAAGTTCCCTCTG ACCAATCGAATACTAATGATTTGGGGATTCTTCTTTCATCTGCAAAACTTGGGAGTTCATCAAGTTAA